The DNA region CTGCTGTCTGACCTTTAAGAGTCAAACATAGAAACTGAAATCAAACAGCGGTGAAAGAACAAATCCAGAGTCCGTATCATGTCCAATAGGTGCTGATGCTCCACCTTGCTGCTGATTTAACACACATGTAAATCACAGTTCTGCTgcacaacatctgcagctggaGACACAAAGTGATGATGACTCACTGCTGTCTGTGACCTGAATGTGTTGCTCTCTATAGAGCTGCTACCATCTTCATCATGGTCAGTAAAGTTCACTCCAGCCACAAGTTAAAAAGGCAGCTCAATGGaactttctttgtttccttcatttcctttaaaatgctgttaaattCAACTGAAAGAGAAGCTCCTTTTTGTTCTTTAGCTGCTGAGAAACTGAAAAAGCCAACAGCAGCTCtaactgcatgtttttctctttgtgtacCAGGAGGTATGAACATGGCTGTGTTGTTGTCACTGAGCCACAGAGTTCTTATTATTCACATCATTTCAATCTTCTCATGCAGACAGAAGACTGCCACATGTTTCCAAACTGTTGGAGCTAAATATTTCTTATTAAAATCCCTGTTCTCCCACATTCTTCTGTGTGATTCATTTGTTCAGACAGAGACCTTCATGAAGACAAGTTAGCTCAGCAGCCAGTCATGTTTCATGTTGCTGTTCAGAGGACTAAAACAGCAGGGAGTGCTTTGACATGATGGACTGGAAGAACAAGCTGAAAACACTCAACCTTCCTACTGATTGTACAGAGAAGTCATTTAAATCAACAATCTATTAACAATCATGTCACCAAAACTCTAACAGAAGCATGGTGAAACTAACTATTTCTATATATTCAGTTGTTCTGTTTAATCTTTAACAAAAACTCAGTTTTATAAAGTGATCAAACATGTAGATAAAATATCAGACTGCAGGAAAACAAACGACCAAAACAGTAAAGTAATGATAGCGCAGTAAAGAGTACAATGTTTCCCTCTGAAATGGGACAAAGtttcaataaaactgaaatatgaCTCCATGTGGATAAAGTCTTTAAGTggaaataaaatccaacaatTATTCAGAAGAATATGCTGACACTGAAATTTATGGAGCTTAAActgatcttttaaaatgttcctcttTAATGTAGAGTTAGTTATGTAAAGTTAAATGAATTTATGTTTATAGTGAAGTGTTGTTTTGAGACATATATCAAGGAACAGTCTCTCCTTTTCCATCGCCAACATCTCAGTGTGTTTCTCCTTGTTCTGTAAACCTGAACCTCTGTCAGTCATCCTGAAGCTGTGAGATgacaaaaaatatgaaatataatTCTGATGTAGGTCATTTTACTCTCGTAAAAATCAAGATTAAACTAGGTCTGTACTACTCAGCACTTTATGGCAGTAAAGatataaaacacaatgaaaTGGCTGAAAATGTCTGAGTGTGAGTGTAACACCAACCAAAGTCTAACTACTCGAGTCATTAGTGGTATGAATCACAGTTGTAAAACCCACGATCCCTTCAAACACTAAAGTTTTAACACCACGGATAAGCCATTCCACGAATAAGAAGTTCCCTCTTGTCCCACTGGTTGAAGAGTTGTCACCAAAAAGGGAGGATTTTTATTTCGATACTGACAgactgaaagaaattaaaggaATGTGGGATCATTTTTACTCACCTGAGTGAGCCGATGGATGGCATCGCCTCCAACAGGGACTCACACAGACTCTGGCAGACAGCAGCTGCTCTGTCCCAGTAGAGGCAGACATTAACCTTTGTGGACATCCTCTGCATGACTTCCACAGCTCTTTCAAACAACTGTTTTTCACCACAAACCGGAAGATGTAACTGGTTTCCATCAAGACCAAGCAAGGCCTCATAATCCATCTGCTCTTCACTGAGGAGGAAACTCTTCCAGAGCTGCTGAGACAGGAGGTCACGCCTGCAATTTAAAGAGGAGGCTGTTTCTTCATTGTTCAACTATTCAACCAAAAGGTGTGATTCAGTTTATTTTACAGGGGTTGGACAAAACAATGGGAACAAATGTGATATGTCagtgtagattctcagtcatctgGGTCATGGGAATCCAAAGAGCTTGAGACTACCACCTTATTCCAGCACATTTGGCCATCTCTAAATAAAGACTATAAAAAGCTCGAGTACTTCTTCAGAGGTGCAGAACCTGGACTCTTGActgaagattctcagtcatccaggtcatagTAATCATGCTCAAAGCAGTTTCATTTGGATCTTTAAGATCCAAAAAGATccaaaaagaagtccagttgccctttttCCAGCTCTTGTGAACTCACACATACAACATCCAGCCTGCCGTATGTTCACTGCCGGTCCCTAAAGAGATCTCTCTGTCATTACTTTCTCTCTGCCACAGCCCCACCCACTGCCCACCGGGagttaaggctgattcttactcggcgcgacctcgctcatactagctggtcgcaaatggcgcaaacggtcacgtgtcccaaaattccgccacgccccccttcgcaagctagaaaatcctcgcgcggcacgagggcgcgcacacaactttttttctgacttcacgcgcgctcaaacggaaacagctgaccaagaaaaagaaaaaatgaacactgcagagaccgcggtgaccgagacggtgcgcctctacaaacatctgtacgacacgtctatgaagttacactgggacaacgttggaCAAAGtccgtcttgttgcaaaggacgaacattccaccttctcttctgtttttgccgcagccgcttagctctgagatacatatacagttctacacccagagtaaattcattccgcatcagatgtgccagcctctgctgacgtgacaccacaggtggcattgtgtatgcttttttcgaatgcttttcagcttgtttcctcaacagtgacgctcgctggtctggagagaactgcaaatgtgacgcattctcggcgcaaactgcgcttatgagctgaaggaactgtgaagggacTGGCGCTTTCGAttacgtcattaatggttctcgagccagaacagttgcgcgtttgcgccgagtatgaatcagcctttaaatGATTCACTCATGGACTGAATACCCTGACCTTATTCACCAGACCTACCTTAAATGTGCTCAGACAACAGATAATAAGTTGGTGATACTTCATTTAAAAAACTGACTTTTTTCAGAAGAACACGCTGGTCGCAGTTCGGCCCATTTGAATATCACACCATGACAACAGGCAGCCGGAGTGGCCAGGACAATTCCCGGTGGGCCGGTCTGATGTTGGGGCCGTAAGGGCCGgtgttctctcttcttttttgggCCGGTGTTCGGTCATGGCAGCGGGTTGATTACGTGCTGCTCGCGCTGTCCCTGGGCCGCCTTCACTGACACGTTAAACGTCAGCGCTCTCGGTCAGTGGTGTTTGAAAGATGGAAAGTAGAAAGATCAAGGGTGGCGCGAAAAAGGCTAGAATTAAAAAGAGCAAAGCTCTGGAAACAGACGCAGCTAAATATGCAAAAACTGGCAACTTTTTCACTAAAACGAGCTCGCGGTTTGTAACATCAAATGAGGACGATGAAACGGAAAAGGCAACATGTTGAACTCTGCCTGCAAACCAGCGTTCATGTTAATTAATTATCAAGTCAATTTGTGTTCCCACAAGTCCAGAGTGGGCAGGTAGGATTACTCATTGAGTGAATACTATTAGAATGAATATAATGAAAAGTATGGTGTAGAGCTGCTCTATGAAAAGGGCCCTGAGATGCTAGATGATTCAGCACCTCATTAATGAAACTGACCTGAAATGATCAGAAGGCTTTGTAAAAACGGGAGATTTGTGCTGAGAATTAtgaccatttttaaaatgtgattaagtgtcagaagcagagccagcagCCAGTAGCAATGGGACTGCTTCTGTCAGTGTGGAAGGAACAGGTGAGTTTTCTATGCCCAAAcccgttttatttttttattattaaaagtAAGATAGTAAATACACAAAGCCCACAATTAAAAGAGAATACAATAAAAGTAATATGAAATAGACCTGCATATTTTGCCACTGAAAATATCTTAATtggttaaagcaatactatgtaacattaatacattaaaataacagctcgaaaaaaattgtgcggctagaatgagttttaatattacgattggcctgtctcctatgcccttcgggggtctgagttggaaaaactgcgctatgtaactttgctggagcggcccgggagctgagcggaagtacttcgacttgctttctggcacacctacagcaaaaacaaatagacccctctcacgctcccaggtacatttgattactcttaccttctcggtcgacatagcttgcaccttctgagtCCTcaccggttcgtcaacaaacgtgaaagtgaaagtgaaagggtgttgtatttacaacagtgtacattacctccaagactgtagggggagctccagagtgggctttttgagaagttacattgtattgcttttagTCAGAATGTCTTTTCCATATCAAATGTAAGGTTATTATTTAGGGGTTGAAATCGCCAGAGACACCACGATATGATATTATCACGATATTTAAGTCGTGATATGATATTATCACGATATTTAAGTCACAATATAATAATATCACGATATTGCGATATGCTGAGTATTGCTACACCAACTATCAAAGTTATATAGCaaaattttcagctgcaaaggatACCAACATAATTAATCTTATCAACATGCTTATCtgttaaaaaaagttttcagtcaatTCATCTTACttgaaacatttatttcaataaAATGGACtgctcagaatcgggtctctgctttttgcggacgatttggttctgttggcgtcgtcaggccgtgaccttcagctctcactggagcggttcgcagccgagtgtgaagcggctgggatgaccatcagcacctccaaatctgagaccatggtcttaggccggaaaagggtggaatgctctctacgggtcgggaatgagatccttccccaagtggaggagttcaagtatctcggggtcttgttcacgagtgagggacgaatggagcaggagattgacagacggatcggtgcggcgtctgcagtgatgcgggctctgcaccggcccgtcgtggtgaagaaggagctgagccagaaggcgaagctctcgatttaccgctcagtctatgttcctaccctcacctatggtcacgagctgtgggcagtgaccgaaagaacgagttcctaccctcacctatggccacgagctgtgggtagtgaccgaaagaacgagatcgcgaatacaagcggccgaaatgagtttcctccgcagggtgtctgggctctcccttagagatagggtgagaagctcggtcatccgggaggggctcagagtagaaccgctgctcctccgcatccagaggagtcagatgaggtggctcgggcatctggttaggatgcctcctggacgcctccccggtgaggtgttccgggcccgtcccactgggaggaggccccggggaagacccaggacacgttggagagagtatgtctctcggctggcctgggaacgcctcggggtccccccagaagagctggaggaagtggccggggacagggacgtctgggtctctctgctcaagctgctgcccccgcgacccgatccccggaccagcggaagatgatggatggattgatggactGCTCATTCAACAAGTGCAAACACTCAGTTCAAactgaatagaaaaataaaacatgtctgTCTTTTCCCAACtacaatagaaaaataaaacattgtaaaTTGTACTCATTGTAATTATATGTCCCCTTTACCTGACCAACGTAACTGTTTGTATTTCAGTCTAGTCAATTTCTTCCGCGTGCGCGATGTTCGTCTCATTCAGAGTGAAGATTTCACTGATTTCACTGATTGCCTTCGGGAGACAACAGGGCTGCACAAATTGCAGGCTGTTGTTCAGGAAACCTCAGAAGCATTTCGTATGCACTATTCCATCACGTGGTTACGTCAGTTTTCAGTTTGTGGCTCGGAAGCTGCAACGTGGTTTGTCACCGTGCTTGTGTTGAAAAAGGCAGTGATGCGCCGCACTCTCGCCataaacctggctgctgttggcAGCTTTAATGCCGGCTGTGATGTGAGATTAAGTGTGTTGGCGAAACACTTGACAGGGACGTATCCCCCTAACTGAAACAATGGACTGAGTTATCTTACTTGCACGCTCAGAATGTGAAGATAGCTTTGGTAATCTCAGAGTGTCCAGTgtcggttgttttttttttttggggaagCGCTGGTTTCGTTTGGCCCCCCTCACCTGCCAGTGCTGCTGGGTGGTAACGGGAGAGGTGAACTCTCATGTTAGTTGTGTTCCCGGAGTATTTAACTTTCGCACATGCAGATTGCATGTGATCAatgtctttctttccctctttttttcaaaagtcCAAAATAAGTCCAGACATTTGACTTAAATATTGATGGCGCATTTATCAGTTCTCCTTCCTACATGTTGCTGTGCTGTGATCACCTAGGACCTTGGTCATGTGCCAGCCAGATCTCACGAGAGCCGCGCCTTCGCTGTGTTGAGCTCACCAGGCAGGAACGGCTAGCACCATTTAGTGGACTAAAGCAGCAATTGATTTTACTTTGGTGCATAATACAgagtttattcttttatgtgtaTGTGACTAAAATATCGATATTTGGTGTCTCTGAATCGATACAATATCGCCACGCGAAATATCGCGATATGTCACTGTATCGCTATTTTCCCCCACCCCTTTTATTATTACATGATTTTAGTAACAGGTCGAGATCTAAAGTGGACTGATCTGATGCATGAAACTCCAGGGCTGAAAATGAGTCCCACTCCGGCCCTGACAACAAGAGTCTTCATCAATCACTCATGGGTCAGAACTGCACAAAAGTTGGACGGTTTAATCACTGTGGCTCCCTAAAAAGATCAAAATACCTCTATCCTACCAACGCCACAGCCCCCCCACTAAGAACAGGAAGTGATCGTTTTTATATTTGACTTCTGAACAATTTACTCTTCACACTTTCACAGAGAATGTGTGAACCTTTCATCCTGCTACTTTATCAggttttttcaacatttttacCAAATACATCTACAGCAAACTGATGCTCTGCCATGAAAAAAGGAGGTCCTCCTTCCTATCTGACACATACAATATTCAATTTTCCTCAAACTTTGCAGATCTGATGAAAGTCCCATCTAAACACAAAACTATAAATATGTTGGTGGATGTGGCAAAATAGCTCCATAGCTCCCCCTAAAACAATCAAGAACTTCTGCATATATAAAAGATATTATGCATGTACTGTAGGAGCCATACAttgattttgagttgttttactttgtattattcttattttgtgtgCACATGCATGACGTCAGCGGAGGCTGTCGCCGGTGTCTGTGGGTGGCACCTTgggtgtgttttttctttaaatgagtAGGTGAACTCAGCTGTGAGGGGATGAGCCTGGATCATAGAGGCTGGGTGAGCTTGGGAAAAAACTTTTTGTTGACCGTAAACGTaagcataataataacttgCACTTTCAGAGGCATCCTTGCACGGCTTGTGAAATACATCAAATGAAGTAAGTGTCTGTCTTTTGTACAAGCTTGTGAGATGGAGCAATAAATAATACCATCGTGTGCAATAGTTCTGCGTGACGCGTCATCAGAAGTAAAACCccattcgcgatctcgttctttcggtcactgcccacagctcgtggccataggtgagggtaggaacatagactgagcggtaaatcgagagcttcgccttctggctcagctccttcttcaccacgacgggccggtgcagagcccgcatcactgcagacgccgcaccgatccgtctgtcaatctcctgttccattcgtccctcactcgtgaacaagaccccgagatacttgaactcctccacttggggaaggatctcattcctgacccggagagagcattccaccctttccagccgaagaccatggtctcagatttggaggtgctgatggtcatcccagccgcttcacactcgggtgcgaaccgctccagtgagagctgaaggtcacggcctgatgCTCCACCTTGCTGCTGATTTAACACACATGTAAATCACAGTTCTGCTGCACAACATCTGCAGGTGGAGACACAAAGTGATGATGACTCACTGCTGTCTGTGACCTGAATGTGTTGCTCTCTATAGAGCTGCTACCATCTTCATCATGGTCAGTAAAGTTCACTCCAGCCACAAGTTAAAAAGGCAGCTCAATGGaactttctttgtttccttcgtttcctttaaaatgctgtgaaattcaactgaaagagaagctcctttttgttctttagctgctgagaaactgaaaaagccaacagcagctctgactgcatgtttttctctttgtgtacCAGGAGGTATGAACATGGCTGTGTTGTTGTCACTGAGCCACAGAGTTCTTATTATTCACATCATTTCATTCTTCTCATGCAGACAGAAGACTGGCACATGTTTCCAAACTGTTGGAGCTAAATATTTCTCATTAAAATCCCTGTTCTCCCACATTCTTCTCTGTGATTCATTTGTTCAGACAGAGACCTTCATGAGGACAAGTTAGCTCAGCAGCCAGTCATGTTTCATGTTGCTGTTCAGAGGACTAAAAACAGCAGGGAGTGCTTTGACATGATGGACTGGAAGAACAAGCTGAAAACACTCAACCTTCCTACTGATTGTACAGAGAAGTCATTTAAATCAACAATCTATTAACAATCATGTCACCAAAACTCTAACAGAAGCATGGTGAAACTAACTATTTCTATATATTCAGTTGTTCTGTTTAATCTTTAACAAAAACTCAGTTTTATAAAGTGATCAAACATGTAGATAAAATATCAGACTGCAGGAAAACAAACGACCAAAACAGGAAAGTAATGATAGCGCAGTAAAGAGTACAATGTTTCCCTCTGAAATGGGACAAAGtttcaataaaactgaaatatgaCTCCATGTGGATAAAGTCtttaagtggaaataaaaaccaACAATTATTCAGAAGAATATGCTGACTCTGAAATTTATGGAGTTTAAActgatcttttaaaatgttcctcttTAATGTAGAGTTAGTTATGTAAAGTTAAATGAATTTACCTGAGCTGTGAGATATAAGGCAGACACTGCAGGAAACTCCTCACTTCACTCTCTTCATGTGAGCAGCCTGTCAGCTCCACTTGTTTCTTCTCTGATTGGAGTTTCAGCACTTCCAGGAGGATGGagctctttctctctgagaggtcTATGATCCAGACTGCAGGAGCTGACTGGAAAACTGGCTGTAATGATGGAAGGACACTCAGacctgttttagtctcacagtcCTTCAGATGGGAGTACAGATCCAGCAGGAAATCACACTGATGTTTGTCTCCATGATTAAAAGGAAACCTCTGATATCTGCACACTGATGATAACAGCTGCAGCatcttctctcctgtctgctgttctctctctgctgctgcacagaACAGATTTACAAAGAACTTGGTTTGATCCTGAAGATCTGAGCTCTCAGGATCCAAACTGGAACAACAAGAAGGAAACATTTAGTGATGATTTGATCTCAGCTGCATAAATACAACCACACACTACTGATGGACTCCATCTTGTACATGTGTGTCCTGTATATGATGAACTTCCATGTTAAACACATCTTTCATCAGAGCAGCTGAACATTGTTTTAGACTGTTACTGACTCACAACACAAACACTGATCCTGACACTGAAATCACTCAGTTCTAACTGTCAGCCTCATTTTATCTGCTGTCTGACCTTTAAGAGTCAAACATAGAAACTGAAATCAAACAGCGGTGAAAGAACAAATCCAGAGTCCGTATCATGTCCAATAGGTGCTGATGCTCCACCTTGCTGCTGATTTAACACACATGTAAATCACAGTTCTGCTgcacaacatctgcagctggaGACACAAAGTGATGATGACTCACTGCTGTCTGTGACCTGAATGTGTTGCTCTCTATAGAGCTGCTACCATCTTCATCATGGTCAGTAAAGTTCACTCCAGCCACAAGTTAAAAAGGCAGCTCAATGGaactttctttgtttccttcatttcctttaaaatgctgttaaattcaactgaaagagaagctcctttttgttctttagctgctgagaaactgaaaaagccaacagcagctctgactgcatgtttttctctttgtgtacCAGGAGGTATGAACATGGCTGTGTTGTTGTCACTGAGCCACAGAGTTCTTATTATTCACATCATTTCATTCTTCTCATGCAGACAGAAGACTGGCACATGTTTCCAAACTGTTGGAGCTAAATATTTCTCATTAAAATCCCTGTTCTCCCACATTCTTCTGTGTGATTCATTTGTTCAGACAGAGACCTTCATGAAGACAAGTTAGCTCAGCAGCCAGTCATGTTTCATGTTGCTGTTCAGAGGACTAAAAACAGCAGGGAGTGCTTTGACATGATGGACTGGAAGAACAAGCTGAAAACACTCAACCTTCCTACTGATTGTACAGAGAAGTCATTTAAATCAACAATCTATTCACAATCATGTCACCAAAACTCTAACAGAAGCATGGTGAAACTAACTATTTCTATATATTCAGT from Odontesthes bonariensis isolate fOdoBon6 chromosome 11, fOdoBon6.hap1, whole genome shotgun sequence includes:
- the LOC142391176 gene encoding uncharacterized protein LOC142391176, whose product is MLQLLSSVCRYQSFPFNHENKHQCDFLLDLYSHLKDCETKTGLSVLPSLQPVFQSAPAVWSINLSERKSSILLEVLKLQSEKKQVELTGCSHAESEVRSFLQCLPYISQLSLDPESSGLQDQTKFFVNLFCAAAEREQQTGEKMLQLLSSVCRYQRFPFNHGDKHQCDFLLDLYSHLKDCETKTGLSVLPSLQPVFQSAAAVWSINLSERKSSILLEVLKLQSEKKQVKLTGCSHEESEVRSFLQCLPYISQLSLDPESSDLQDQTKFFVNLFCAAAEREQQTGEKMLQLLSSVCRYQRFPFNHGDKHQCDFLLDLYSHLKDCETKTGLSVLPSLQPVFQSAPAVWIIDLSERKSSILLEVLKLQSEKKQVELTGCSHEESEVRSFLQCLPYISQLRRDLLSQQLWKSFLLSEEQMDYEALLGLDGNQLHLPVCGEKQLFERAVEVMQRMSTKVNVCLYWDRAAAVCQSLCESLLEAMPSIGSLSFRMTDRGSGLQNKEKHTEMLAMEKERLFLDICLKTTLHYKHKFI